From a region of the Roseivirga sp. 4D4 genome:
- a CDS encoding DUF2141 domain-containing protein encodes MKTITTLIIAMGLMLGMVPSKKEEVTLTVTVDNLRNENGYIAVALHNGETEFPGTEAFMTKYVEAEGGSVEVVFENVPVGEYALAVMHDENGNEEMDFNSYGMPTEGYGFSNDAMGEQGPPDFDDASFDVDEDMDTAVTLMYLGGF; translated from the coding sequence ATGAAAACAATTACAACACTAATCATTGCAATGGGACTTATGCTCGGCATGGTTCCTTCAAAAAAAGAAGAAGTTACACTCACTGTTACAGTGGATAATCTAAGAAATGAAAATGGTTACATCGCGGTTGCTCTTCACAATGGAGAAACGGAATTTCCAGGCACCGAGGCCTTTATGACCAAATATGTAGAAGCTGAAGGTGGTTCTGTTGAGGTCGTATTTGAGAATGTACCTGTTGGGGAGTATGCCCTAGCGGTTATGCACGATGAAAATGGCAATGAAGAAATGGACTTCAACAGCTATGGTATGCCTACAGAAGGCTATGGCTTCTCAAATGATGCCATGGGAGAGCAAGGCCCACCAGATTTTGATGATGCCTCCTTCGATGTGGATGAGGACATGGATACCGCTGTGACTTTAATGTACCTAGGTGGTTTCTAG